In the genome of Monodelphis domestica isolate mMonDom1 chromosome 2, mMonDom1.pri, whole genome shotgun sequence, one region contains:
- the ATP5MC1 gene encoding ATP synthase F(0) complex subunit C1, mitochondrial, with amino-acid sequence MQTTGALLISPALIRCCTRGVIRPLSASVLNRSEIHLEQPTSSSSPLQVARREFQTSAISRDVDTAAKFIGAGAATVGVAGSGAGIGTVFGSLIIGYARNPSLKQQLFSYAILGFALSEAMGLFCLMVAFLILFAL; translated from the exons ATGCAGACCACGGGGGCTCTCCTCATTTCTCCAGCCCTG ATCCGATGCTGTACCAGGGGTGTGATCAGGCCTTTATCTGCATCTGTCCTGAATAGATCAGAGATCCATTTGGAACAG CCTACTTCTAGCAGTTCCCCACTGCAGGTGGCCCGTCGGGAGTTTCAGACCAGTGCTATTTCCCGAGATGTTGACACAGCTGCCAAGTTCATTGGGGCTGGGGCTGCCACAGTTGGGGTGGCTGGCTCAGGGGCAGGTATCGGGACAGTGTTTGGCAGTTTAATCATCGGCTATGCCAG GAACCCATCCCTCAAGCAGCAGCTCTTCTCCTACGCCATCCTGGGCTTCGCCCTGTCCGAAGCCATGGGGCTCTTCTGTTTGATGGTAGCCTTCCTCATCCTGTTCGCCTTATGA